A genomic window from Thunnus thynnus chromosome 12, fThuThy2.1, whole genome shotgun sequence includes:
- the cib3 gene encoding calcium and integrin-binding family member 3 isoform X2, with the protein MGNKQTTFTAQQLDAYQDNPFRQRIAEVFSEDGEGNMTLDDFLDMFSVLSEMAPRDLKAYYAFKIYDFNNDDFICKSDLEKTLNKLTRNELTEDEVRMVCEKVIDEADLDNDGRLSLEDFQHMIVRAPDFLSTFHIRI; encoded by the exons ATGGGAAATAAACAGACCACCTTTACAGCGCAGCAGCTCGATGCTTATCAG GACAACCCATTTCGTCAGAGGATCGCTGAGGTTTTCTCCGAGGACGGAGAAGGAAACATGACATTGGACGACTTCTTGGACATGTTCTCGGTCCTGAGTGAGATGGCCCCGCGTGACCTCAAGGCCTACTACGCTTTCAAGATTTATG ATTTCAACAATGACGACTTCATCTGCAAGTCTGACTTGGAGAAGACGCTCAACAAGCTGACACGTAACGAGCTGACAGAGGACGAGGTGAGGATGGTGTGTGAGAAGGTGATAGATGAAGCCGACCTGGACAATGACGGACGTCTGTCACTGGAGGACTTCCAGCACATGATAGTCCGAGCCCCAGACTTCCTCAG CACCTTCCACATAAGGATATAA
- the cib3 gene encoding calcium and integrin-binding family member 3 isoform X1 codes for MGNKQTTFTAQQLDAYQDCTYFTRKEILRLFYRYRDLAPQLVPLDYTNHPDVKLPYELIGSMPELKDNPFRQRIAEVFSEDGEGNMTLDDFLDMFSVLSEMAPRDLKAYYAFKIYDFNNDDFICKSDLEKTLNKLTRNELTEDEVRMVCEKVIDEADLDNDGRLSLEDFQHMIVRAPDFLSTFHIRI; via the exons ATGGGAAATAAACAGACCACCTTTACAGCGCAGCAGCTCGATGCTTATCAG GACTGTACATATTTTACAAGAAAGGAAATTCTCAG ACTGTTCTATCGGTATCGGGATTTGGCACCGCAGCTCGTTCCCCTTGACTACACCAACCACCCAGATGTGAAGTTACCATATGAACTGATTGGCAGCATGCCAGAGCTGAAG GACAACCCATTTCGTCAGAGGATCGCTGAGGTTTTCTCCGAGGACGGAGAAGGAAACATGACATTGGACGACTTCTTGGACATGTTCTCGGTCCTGAGTGAGATGGCCCCGCGTGACCTCAAGGCCTACTACGCTTTCAAGATTTATG ATTTCAACAATGACGACTTCATCTGCAAGTCTGACTTGGAGAAGACGCTCAACAAGCTGACACGTAACGAGCTGACAGAGGACGAGGTGAGGATGGTGTGTGAGAAGGTGATAGATGAAGCCGACCTGGACAATGACGGACGTCTGTCACTGGAGGACTTCCAGCACATGATAGTCCGAGCCCCAGACTTCCTCAG CACCTTCCACATAAGGATATAA
- the LOC137194448 gene encoding ras-related protein Rab-8A-like has product MAKTYDYLFKLLLIGDSGVGKTCVLFRFSEDAFNSTFISTIGIDFKIRTIELDGKKIKLQIWDTAGQERFRTITTAYYRGAMGIMLVYDITNEKSFDNIKNWIRNIEEHASSDVEKMVLGNKCDINDKRQVSKDRGEKLALEYGIKFMETSAKANINVENAFLTLARDIKSKMDTKLEGNTPQGSSHGVKISEPQKKTSFFRCSLL; this is encoded by the exons ATGGCGAAGACATACGACTATTTGTTTAAATTACTGTTAATCGGGGACTCCGGTGTCGGGAAGACATGTGTCCTGTTCAGGTTTTCAGAGGACGCCTTCAACTCAACGTTTATCTCCACTATAG GCATCGATTTCAAGATTAGGACAATAGAGCTTGACGGCAAAAAGATAAAGTTACAGATATG GGATACAGCTGGTCAGGAGCGCTTCCGAACAATCACGACAGCCTACTACAGAGGGGCAATG GGAATCATGCTCGTCTACGACATCACGAACGAGAAGTCTTTTGATAATATCAAGAACTGGATAAGGAACATAGAGGag CATGCGTCATCTGATGTTGAGAAGATGGTCCTTGGCAACAAGTGTGACATCAACGACAAGCGGCAGGTGTCCAAAGACAGGGGGGAGAAG CTTGCTTTAGAGTATGGCATCAAGTTCATGGAGACCAGTGCAAAGGCAAACATCAATGTGGAAAAC GCATTTTTGACACTCGCCAGAGACATCAAATCAAAAATGGACACAAAATTG GAGGGCAACACGCCGCAGGGGAGCAGTCACGGAGTCAAGATCTCAGAGCCGCAGAAAAAGACCAGCTTCTTCCGCTGCAGCCTACTCTGA
- the admp gene encoding anti-dorsalizing morphogenic protein: MGVFDIKSRASWTLQSLQLQVAGWLCGLKTPMHQETTRGSDMLMFVISFAILVCTAARPSLNYLENHFTAENEPEEVRSAAIKRLLEVFGMEDPPAIHGHKQPPQYMLDLYNTVADVDGVTKDPYLLEGNTVRSFFDKLRSEQVEFRFNLSTVARTEKILTAELHLFKLRPQATLTFNRHHFCQVSVYQLLDTTKNNNTQERKLLSSRLIPVHSTGWEVFTITQAVRSWMVDEGSNLGLHVVVRTLGGSPMEMKLIRFASGRNHHQSKQPMLVLFTDDGRRATTLESTDPNDTAATSSLPQAPISGPSSRSARSLDYSEEESVSMPCQRLPLYVDFEEIGWSGWIVSPRGYNAYHCKGSCPFPLGQNMRPTNHATVQSIINALKLIKGIETPCCVPDKLFSINLLYFDDDENVVLKQYNDMVAGSCGCH; encoded by the exons ATGGGGGTATTTGATATAAAAAGTCGAGCTTCCTGGACACTGCAGTCACTCCAACTCCAAGTTGCTGGCTGGCTGTGTGGTTTGAAGACACCGATGCACCAGGAAACTACTCGCGGCTCAGATATGTTGATGTTTGTGATCAGCTTTGCCATCTTGGTGTGCACTGCTGCACGGCCTTCGCTCAACTACCTGGAGAATCATTTCACCGCCGAGAATGAGCCAGAGGAAGTCCGCTCAGCTGCCATAAAGAGACTTCTGGAGGTTTTTGGGATGGAGGACCCCCCTGCTATCCATGGACACAAGCAGCCACCTCAGTATATGCTCGATCTGTACAACACGGTAGCTGATGTGGACGGTGTGACCAAGGATCCTTATCTTCTGGAGGGGAATACTGTCCGCAGTTTCTTTGACAAAT TGCGCAGTGAACAGGTGGAGTTCAGGTTCAATTTGTCCACTGTTGCAAGAACCGAGAAGATTCTCACTGCAGAGCTCCATCTTTTCAAGCTGCGACCTCAGGCAACACTGACGTTCAACAGACATCATTTCTGCCAG GTGAGTGTTTATCAGCTGCTTGACAccaccaaaaacaacaacacacaggaGAGGAAGCTGCTGTCTTCTCGACTCATCCCAGTCCACTCTACTGGTTGGGAGGTGTTCACCATTACACAAGCT GTCCGCTCCTGGATGGTAGATGAGGGCAGTAACCTGGGGCTTCATGTGGTGGTTCGGACCCTGGGAGGAAGCCCGATGGAAATGAAACTGATCCGCTTTGCTTCAGGACGCAACCACCACCAGAGCAAGCAGCCCATGCTGGTCCTCTTCACTGATGATGGCCGCCGCGCCACCACTCTTGAGAGCACAG ATCCAAACGACACCGCAGCCACTTCCAGCCTGCCCCAGGCCCCCATATCCGGTCCGTCCTCCCGCAGCGCCCGCTCCCTGGACTACAGCGAGGAGGAAAGTGTGTCTATGCCCTGCCAGCGCCTGCCCCTCTACGTGGACTTTGAGGAAATCGGCTGGTCAGGCTGGATTGTGTCTCCCCGTGGTTACAATGCATACCACTGCAAAGGCTCCTGCCCCTTCCCTCTGGGTCAGAACATGAGGCCGACCAACCACGCCACCGTCCAGTCCATCATCAACGCCCTGAAGCTGATCAAAGGCATCGAGACACCGTGCTGCGTGCCCGACAAGCTCTTCTCCATCAACTTGCTATACTTCGATGATGATGAGAATGTTGTGCTGAAACAGTATAACGACATGGTGGCTGGAAGCTGCGGCTGCCACTGA